The following proteins come from a genomic window of Pseudomonas sp. WJP1:
- a CDS encoding ATP-binding protein, giving the protein MNLSLRWPRTLASRLSLIFLVGLILAQALSFGAQYYERYESSKNTMLGNLETDVSTSIAILDRLPAQERASWLQQLDRRNYRYLLNEGSPGTAMDTDMPEAPIAMTSIKNSIGKDYPMTFSDIPGPAKHFQVHLKLSDGSPLTIDVRPSMVPLSPWLPIVLLGQLALMIACTWLAVRIAIRPLTRLAEAVDTLDPNTHPVLLDEKGPTEVAHAAKAFNAMQARIAAYLKERMQLLAAISHDLQTPITRMKLRAEFMDDSVEKDKLWNDLGEMEHLVREGVAYARSVHGATEESRRTDLDSFLDSLVFDYQDMGKQVQLSGKSATVIDTRPHALRRVLVNLTDNALKFAGAAELLVEKKTDGSVSVKVMDRGPGIAEAELAQVMQPFYRVENSRNRSTGGTGLGLAIAQQLALAIGGSLTLSNREGGGLCAELKLRGK; this is encoded by the coding sequence ATGAACCTGTCACTGCGCTGGCCCCGCACCCTGGCGTCAAGACTGTCGCTGATATTCCTGGTCGGCCTGATCCTCGCCCAGGCGCTGTCCTTCGGTGCGCAGTACTACGAGCGCTATGAAAGCTCGAAAAACACCATGCTCGGCAACCTGGAAACCGACGTCTCGACCTCCATCGCCATCCTCGACCGCCTGCCGGCGCAAGAGCGTGCGAGCTGGCTGCAACAACTGGATCGACGCAATTACCGCTATCTGCTCAACGAAGGTTCACCCGGCACCGCCATGGACACGGACATGCCCGAGGCACCGATTGCCATGACCTCGATCAAGAACTCCATCGGCAAGGACTACCCGATGACCTTCAGCGATATTCCAGGGCCCGCGAAACATTTCCAGGTGCACCTCAAACTGTCGGATGGCAGCCCGTTGACCATCGACGTGCGGCCTTCGATGGTACCGCTGTCGCCCTGGCTGCCCATCGTCCTGCTCGGGCAATTGGCGCTGATGATTGCCTGCACCTGGCTGGCCGTGCGGATCGCCATCCGCCCTCTCACCCGCCTCGCCGAAGCCGTGGACACCCTCGACCCCAACACCCACCCGGTGCTGCTGGACGAAAAAGGCCCGACCGAAGTGGCCCACGCCGCCAAGGCCTTCAATGCCATGCAGGCACGCATCGCCGCCTACCTCAAGGAACGCATGCAACTGCTGGCGGCGATCTCCCACGACCTGCAAACGCCGATCACCCGGATGAAACTGCGCGCCGAATTCATGGACGACTCGGTGGAGAAAGACAAACTGTGGAACGACCTGGGCGAGATGGAACACCTGGTGCGCGAAGGCGTGGCGTATGCCCGCAGCGTCCACGGCGCAACCGAAGAAAGTCGGCGCACTGACCTGGACTCGTTCCTCGACAGCCTGGTGTTCGATTACCAGGACATGGGCAAGCAAGTGCAGCTGAGCGGCAAAAGCGCCACCGTTATCGACACCCGCCCCCACGCCCTGCGGCGAGTGCTGGTGAACCTGACGGACAACGCGCTCAAATTCGCCGGCGCTGCGGAACTGCTGGTGGAAAAGAAAACCGACGGCAGCGTGTCGGTCAAGGTCATGGACCGCGGCCCGGGGATTGCCGAAGCGGAACTGGCCCAGGTCATGCAACCGTTCTACCGCGTGGAAAACTCGCGTAACCGCAGCACCGGCGGCACCGGCTTGGGCCTGGCCATCGCGCAACAGCTGGCGCTGGCGATCGGGGGATCGTTGACGTTGAGCAATCGCGAGGGTGGTGGCTTGTGTGCCGAGCTCAAGTTGCGCGGTAAATGA
- a CDS encoding NAD(P)/FAD-dependent oxidoreductase — translation MKPFDAVVIGGGPAGCAAAISCAQRGLRVALLERERFPRFRPGESLHPGIEPLLQQLGVPTFSAQGVVRFSGHWVQWNGPLRFNDFGGDSGGTWQGFHVARATLDTALLQRAATLGVSVLQPCQARRLLTHDRRVIGVETDKGPLLSTYLIDASGAAGWLSRQHRLSVRRCSPLLVARYGYLQGCLEPYEYAPHLLADPDGWTWVANVQDQLLHWTRLCFAEGKSTPHAVPEALRGLPSSGPVLGADVTWRVSTAPAGAGYFMVGDAASLLDPAASHGVLKALMSGMQAAQALFDSLEQPTIQYSAQGQYSQWVSDWFARDLAQMRHFYATHPCPPDWLASWG, via the coding sequence TTGAAGCCCTTTGATGCCGTGGTGATCGGCGGCGGTCCGGCAGGTTGCGCGGCAGCGATCAGCTGTGCACAACGCGGCTTGCGGGTGGCGCTGCTCGAGCGCGAAAGGTTTCCACGGTTTCGTCCTGGGGAAAGCCTGCACCCGGGCATCGAACCCTTGCTGCAGCAACTCGGGGTCCCGACCTTTTCTGCTCAAGGCGTGGTGCGCTTTTCCGGACACTGGGTACAGTGGAACGGTCCGCTTCGCTTCAACGACTTTGGCGGTGACAGTGGCGGCACCTGGCAGGGTTTTCACGTCGCCAGAGCAACGCTTGACACGGCGTTGCTACAGCGGGCTGCGACGCTTGGGGTCAGTGTATTGCAACCATGCCAGGCCCGGCGCCTGCTCACCCATGACCGGCGGGTGATAGGCGTGGAAACCGACAAGGGCCCTCTGTTGAGTACCTACCTGATCGATGCCAGCGGTGCCGCGGGCTGGCTGAGTCGCCAACACCGCCTGAGCGTTCGGCGCTGTTCACCGCTGCTGGTAGCCCGGTACGGTTATCTGCAAGGCTGTCTCGAACCTTATGAATATGCCCCGCACCTGTTGGCCGACCCCGACGGCTGGACATGGGTGGCAAACGTCCAGGATCAATTGCTGCACTGGACGCGCCTGTGTTTTGCCGAGGGCAAGTCTACTCCCCATGCCGTGCCCGAAGCGTTGCGCGGCTTACCCTCATCAGGTCCGGTTCTGGGTGCCGATGTCACTTGGCGCGTGAGCACGGCGCCGGCCGGTGCGGGTTACTTCATGGTGGGCGATGCGGCCAGTCTGCTCGACCCTGCGGCTTCCCATGGGGTACTCAAGGCCTTGATGAGCGGCATGCAAGCGGCACAAGCGCTGTTCGACAGCCTTGAGCAGCCCACTATCCAGTATTCGGCGCAGGGGCAATACAGCCAATGGGTCAGCGATTGGTTTGCCCGTGATCTGGCGCAGATGCGCCACTTTTATGCGACTCATCCGTGCCCGCCGGATTGGCTGGCGTCCTGGGGTTGA